In Synechococcus sp. CB0101, a genomic segment contains:
- a CDS encoding PIN/TRAM domain-containing protein, with protein MVDTLILVLFVVSGAAAGWLGVDLLPEQQLIRIANLEQLSWILGAGGGLAGLLAGFVFQRLRKRLMEQVRTMPTDLLVSRAVGLILGLLVANLLISPILFLSLPWELVLVKPLAAVAANVFFGVSGYNLAEVHGRTLLRLFNPNSTEALLVADGVLMPASAKILDTSVIIDGRVRGLLDSGLLEGQVIVAQSVIDELQALADSSNTEKRSKGRRGLKLLSSLRERYGRRLVVNTTRYEGNGVDDKLLKLAADTGGTLLTADYNLTKVAEVQTVKVMNLSELVIALRPEVQPGDELNLKIVRDGKEANQGVGYLDDGTMVVVDGAHGRSGERLPVVITGALQTPTGRMVFGKLEGANGASPAKPRSPGKKSAPSKGDPGTANPR; from the coding sequence ATGGTGGACACCCTCATCCTGGTGCTGTTCGTGGTGTCAGGGGCCGCCGCTGGATGGCTGGGGGTCGACCTGCTGCCCGAACAGCAGCTGATCCGCATCGCCAACCTCGAGCAGCTGAGCTGGATTCTTGGGGCCGGAGGCGGCCTCGCAGGTTTGCTGGCGGGTTTCGTGTTCCAGCGGCTGCGCAAGCGCCTGATGGAGCAGGTGCGCACGATGCCCACCGATCTGCTGGTGAGCCGCGCGGTGGGCCTGATCCTCGGCCTGCTGGTGGCCAACCTGCTGATCTCGCCGATCCTCTTCCTCTCCCTGCCCTGGGAGCTGGTGCTGGTGAAGCCTCTGGCAGCCGTAGCGGCGAACGTGTTCTTCGGCGTGTCGGGCTACAACCTGGCGGAGGTGCACGGCCGCACCCTACTGCGCCTGTTCAATCCCAACAGCACCGAAGCCTTGCTGGTGGCTGATGGTGTGCTGATGCCCGCCAGCGCCAAGATCCTCGACACCAGCGTGATCATCGACGGCCGGGTGCGCGGCCTGCTCGATTCCGGGCTGCTGGAGGGCCAGGTGATCGTGGCCCAGTCGGTGATTGATGAACTGCAGGCCCTGGCCGATTCGAGCAACACCGAAAAGCGCAGCAAAGGCCGCCGCGGCCTCAAGCTGCTCAGCAGCCTGCGCGAGCGCTATGGCCGCCGGCTGGTGGTGAACACCACCCGCTACGAGGGCAATGGGGTCGACGACAAGCTGCTGAAGCTGGCGGCCGACACCGGCGGCACCCTGCTCACCGCCGACTACAACCTCACCAAGGTGGCTGAGGTGCAGACCGTGAAGGTGATGAACCTGAGCGAGCTGGTGATCGCCCTACGGCCCGAGGTGCAGCCGGGCGATGAGCTCAACCTCAAGATCGTGCGCGACGGCAAGGAAGCCAACCAGGGGGTGGGCTATCTCGACGACGGCACGATGGTGGTGGTGGATGGGGCCCACGGCCGCAGCGGCGAGCGCCTGCCGGTGGTGATCACCGGGGCTTTGCAAACCCCTACGGGCCGGATGGTGTTCGGCAAACTCGAGGGAGCCAACGGAGCATCTCCGGCCAAGCCTCGATCGCCGGGCAAGAAATCCGCACCCTCCAAAGGCGATCCGGGCACCGCCAACCCCCGCTAG
- a CDS encoding ATP-dependent Clp protease proteolytic subunit, translating to MSVSAPYYGDSAVMRTPPPDLPSLLLKERIVYLGLPLFSDDDAKRQMGIDVTELIIAQLLYLEFDNPEKPIFFYINSTGTSWYSGDAIGFETEAFAIADTIRYVKPPVHTICIGQAMGTAAMILSAGTKGHRAALPHASIVLHQPRSGARGQASDIQIRAKEVLHNKQTMLEMLSANTGRSVEQLSKDSDRMTYLTAHQAVEYGLIDRVLTSQKLPSPLPAGAGVSPGNPGIS from the coding sequence ATGTCGGTGTCAGCTCCTTACTACGGCGATTCCGCCGTGATGCGCACCCCACCGCCGGATCTTCCGTCTCTACTGCTGAAAGAGCGGATCGTGTATCTGGGTCTGCCGCTGTTCAGCGACGACGATGCCAAGCGTCAGATGGGCATCGACGTGACCGAGCTGATCATTGCCCAGCTGCTCTATCTGGAGTTCGACAACCCGGAGAAGCCGATCTTCTTCTACATCAACTCCACCGGCACCAGCTGGTACTCCGGCGATGCCATCGGCTTTGAAACCGAGGCCTTCGCCATCGCCGACACGATCCGCTACGTGAAGCCGCCGGTGCACACCATCTGCATCGGCCAGGCGATGGGCACCGCCGCGATGATCCTCAGCGCCGGCACCAAGGGCCACCGCGCCGCCCTACCCCACGCCTCGATCGTGCTGCACCAGCCCCGCAGCGGCGCCCGCGGCCAGGCCAGCGACATCCAGATCCGGGCCAAGGAAGTGCTGCACAACAAGCAGACGATGCTCGAGATGCTGTCGGCGAACACCGGCCGGAGCGTGGAGCAACTCTCCAAGGATTCCGACCGCATGACCTATCTCACCGCTCATCAGGCGGTGGAGTACGGCCTGATCGATCGGGTGCTCACCAGCCAGAAACTGCCCAGTCCGCTTCCCGCCGGTGCCGGCGTCAGCCCAGGCAATCCCGGTATCAGCTGA
- a CDS encoding ATP-dependent Clp protease proteolytic subunit, with protein MPIGTPSVPYRLPGSQYERWVDIYTRLGVERILFLGSEVNDAIANSLVAQMLYLDSEDNSKPIYLYINSPGGSVTAGLAIYDTIQYVKSDVVTICVGLAASMGAFLLGAGTKGKRLALPHSRIMIHQPLGGTSQRQASDIEIEAREILRIKDMLNQSMADMTGQELAKIEKDTDRDYFLSAEEAKNYGLIDRVIAHPSEA; from the coding sequence ATGCCCATCGGCACCCCCAGCGTTCCCTACCGCCTGCCCGGCAGCCAGTACGAGCGCTGGGTTGACATCTACACGCGCCTGGGCGTGGAGCGGATCCTGTTCCTGGGCTCCGAGGTGAACGACGCCATCGCCAACAGCCTGGTGGCGCAGATGCTCTACCTCGACTCCGAGGACAACTCCAAGCCCATCTACCTGTACATCAACTCACCGGGTGGATCGGTGACGGCCGGTTTGGCGATCTACGACACCATCCAGTACGTGAAATCGGATGTGGTGACCATCTGCGTGGGGCTGGCGGCCTCGATGGGCGCCTTCCTGCTGGGTGCCGGCACCAAGGGCAAGCGCCTGGCCCTGCCCCACAGCCGGATCATGATTCACCAGCCCCTGGGCGGCACCAGCCAGCGCCAGGCCAGCGACATCGAGATCGAAGCCCGCGAAATCCTGCGCATCAAGGACATGCTCAACCAGAGCATGGCGGACATGACTGGCCAGGAGCTCGCCAAGATCGAGAAAGACACCGACCGCGACTACTTCCTGAGCGCCGAGGAGGCCAAGAACTACGGCCTGATCGACCGCGTGATCGCCCATCCCAGCGAGGCCTGA
- the ilvC gene encoding ketol-acid reductoisomerase, giving the protein MAKLYYDTDADLSLLNGKTVAIIGYGSQGHAHALNLKDSGVNVVVGLYEGSRSAEKAKADGLEVLSVADAAAKADWIMVLLPDETQKAVYDKEIAPHLSAGKVLSFAHGFNVRFELIKPPADVDVVMIAPKGPGHTVRWEYQNGMGVPALFAIHQDATGNARALAMAYAKGIGGTRAGILETNFKEETETDLFGEQAVLCGGLSELVKAGFETLVEAGYQPELAYFECLHEVKLIVDLMVKGGLTAMRDSISNTAEYGDYVSGPRLITADTKAEMKRILADIQDGTFARNFVAECEAGKPEMKKIRDRDSQHPIEQVGKGLRSMFSWLKAA; this is encoded by the coding sequence ATGGCCAAGCTGTACTACGACACCGACGCCGACCTCAGCCTGCTGAACGGCAAAACGGTGGCCATCATTGGCTACGGCTCCCAAGGCCACGCCCACGCTCTGAACCTCAAGGACAGCGGCGTGAACGTGGTGGTGGGCCTCTACGAAGGCAGCCGCTCCGCCGAGAAGGCCAAAGCCGATGGCCTCGAGGTGCTCAGCGTGGCTGACGCCGCCGCCAAGGCCGACTGGATCATGGTGCTGCTGCCCGATGAGACCCAGAAGGCTGTTTACGACAAGGAAATCGCTCCTCACCTCAGCGCCGGCAAGGTGCTGAGCTTTGCCCACGGCTTCAACGTGCGCTTCGAGCTGATCAAGCCCCCCGCTGACGTGGATGTGGTGATGATCGCTCCCAAGGGCCCTGGCCACACCGTGCGCTGGGAGTACCAGAACGGCATGGGCGTGCCCGCTCTGTTCGCCATCCACCAGGACGCCACCGGTAACGCCCGCGCCCTGGCCATGGCCTACGCCAAGGGCATCGGCGGCACCCGCGCCGGCATCCTGGAGACCAACTTCAAGGAAGAAACCGAAACCGACCTGTTCGGCGAGCAGGCCGTGCTCTGCGGCGGCCTGTCTGAGCTGGTGAAGGCTGGTTTCGAGACCCTGGTGGAAGCCGGCTATCAGCCCGAGCTGGCCTACTTCGAGTGCCTGCACGAAGTGAAGCTGATCGTGGATCTGATGGTGAAGGGCGGCCTCACCGCCATGCGCGATTCGATCTCCAACACCGCTGAGTACGGCGACTACGTGAGCGGCCCCCGCCTGATCACCGCCGACACCAAGGCCGAGATGAAGCGCATCCTGGCCGACATCCAGGACGGCACCTTCGCCCGCAACTTCGTGGCTGAGTGCGAAGCCGGCAAGCCCGAAATGAAGAAGATCCGCGACCGCGACAGCCAGCACCCGATCGAGCAAGTGGGCAAAGGCCTGCGTTCGATGTTCTCCTGGCTCAAGGCCGCCTGA
- a CDS encoding CobD/CbiB family cobalamin biosynthesis protein: MTLLCSGVDSLTGIHPFLLVLAAAGLDRLVGDPRWCLHPVVVMGWWIRWLRQLAEHAAGDRPLALRLAGGVITLLLVGGSAGAGWLLEQAALQLCRTELPEPLGPLLLLIALASALAGRSLEQAVRDVLRALPAANPQDNTIGPPNPSDARSVHSVQTPRAVAAGADLEPARRALSWIVGRSTEDLNAAEILRAAAETASENAVDGLFAPLFWMLVGAALWSAGLTGGPGPLCLAWGFKAASTLDSMLGYRVGRLNWLGTAGARLDDLLVWLPCRLVAVSLPLVAGISSATRCVPLLQAALRDGAPDPSPNAGVSQAAYAHAAGVQLGGLNRYGDTIKAKPLLAKGCPPASRASVQRIQLLSLRLEALWLAAGLALGAGISAAQ; this comes from the coding sequence ATGACGCTGCTGTGTTCAGGGGTGGATTCCTTAACAGGGATCCACCCCTTTTTGTTGGTGCTCGCTGCCGCTGGCCTCGATCGGTTGGTGGGGGACCCGCGCTGGTGCCTGCACCCGGTGGTGGTGATGGGCTGGTGGATCCGTTGGTTGCGTCAGCTGGCTGAGCACGCAGCGGGAGATCGTCCGCTGGCACTCCGCTTGGCCGGTGGTGTGATCACCCTGCTGTTGGTGGGCGGCAGCGCTGGTGCGGGCTGGCTCCTGGAGCAGGCGGCTCTGCAGCTCTGCAGGACTGAGCTCCCAGAACCCCTCGGCCCGCTGCTGCTGCTCATCGCTCTCGCGAGCGCCCTGGCGGGCCGCAGCCTGGAGCAGGCTGTGCGCGACGTGCTGCGCGCCCTGCCGGCTGCGAATCCACAGGACAACACCATCGGGCCGCCCAACCCAAGCGACGCACGATCTGTACATTCTGTACAGACGCCGAGAGCCGTAGCTGCTGGGGCGGATCTCGAGCCCGCTCGCCGCGCCCTGAGCTGGATCGTGGGGCGGAGCACCGAGGACCTCAACGCGGCAGAGATCCTGCGAGCGGCCGCCGAAACCGCCAGCGAAAACGCTGTGGACGGGTTGTTTGCGCCCCTGTTCTGGATGCTGGTGGGCGCAGCGCTCTGGAGCGCCGGGCTCACGGGAGGGCCGGGGCCGCTATGCCTGGCCTGGGGTTTCAAAGCCGCCAGCACCCTCGATTCGATGCTGGGCTACCGCGTCGGCCGGCTGAACTGGCTGGGCACCGCCGGGGCGCGGCTGGATGATCTGCTGGTGTGGCTGCCCTGCCGGTTGGTGGCAGTGAGCCTTCCGCTGGTGGCGGGGATCAGCTCCGCAACGCGCTGCGTTCCCCTGCTGCAAGCTGCCCTGCGGGATGGCGCCCCCGATCCCTCTCCCAATGCCGGTGTGTCACAGGCGGCCTATGCCCATGCCGCCGGCGTGCAGCTGGGAGGGCTGAACCGCTACGGCGACACGATCAAAGCCAAGCCCTTGCTCGCGAAGGGCTGCCCACCCGCGAGCCGGGCTTCTGTGCAACGGATCCAGCTGTTGAGCCTGAGGCTGGAGGCACTCTGGTTAGCGGCAGGTCTGGCCCTCGGGGCCGGCATCAGCGCTGCTCAGTAG
- a CDS encoding sugar transferase: MKPLCTASARRLSSASIPAESTASSLLAAQSLRGRVLKRGGDIVFSLLVLSLGSPLFLLLAVLVKLSSRGSIFYCQRRIGRGYKGFGCLKFRTMRRDADRVLAAMLDADPKLRAEFERDHKLKRDPRITPLGKFLRRSSLDELPQFINVLRGEMSVVGPRPIVWDELRRYGRSMDEVLSVRPGLTGLWQVSGRNNLTYRTRVRLDLTYVRNRSFWLDLGIVLRTIGVVLLPMDRGAY; this comes from the coding sequence ATGAAGCCACTGTGCACCGCGAGCGCTCGGCGTTTGTCCTCTGCCTCCATCCCGGCTGAGTCCACGGCCAGCAGCTTGCTGGCGGCTCAGTCGCTGCGTGGACGGGTGCTCAAGCGGGGCGGCGACATCGTGTTTTCGCTGCTGGTACTCAGCCTCGGCTCGCCCCTGTTTCTGCTGCTGGCGGTGCTGGTGAAGCTGAGCTCCCGCGGCTCGATCTTCTATTGCCAGCGCCGCATTGGCCGCGGCTACAAGGGCTTTGGTTGCTTGAAGTTCCGCACGATGCGGCGCGATGCCGATCGGGTTCTTGCGGCCATGCTCGACGCCGATCCCAAGCTGCGGGCTGAGTTTGAGCGGGATCACAAGCTCAAGCGCGATCCGCGCATCACGCCCCTCGGCAAATTTCTGCGTCGCTCCAGCCTGGATGAACTCCCCCAGTTCATCAACGTGCTGCGGGGCGAGATGAGCGTGGTCGGGCCCCGGCCGATTGTGTGGGATGAGCTGCGCCGCTATGGCCGCAGCATGGATGAAGTGCTCTCGGTGCGGCCTGGCCTCACAGGCCTTTGGCAGGTGTCGGGCCGCAACAACCTCACCTACCGCACCCGCGTGCGCCTGGATCTCACTTACGTGCGCAACCGCAGCTTCTGGCTCGATCTCGGCATCGTGCTGCGCACGATTGGTGTGGTGCTCCTGCCGATGGACCGCGGCGCCTACTGA
- a CDS encoding glycosyltransferase → MASLPGPAALVHEWFTPRSVGGAELVVQQFDALLEQPQLAALVDGESARPESWLAGRSIHTSFVQHLPWGVSHVQQYLPLLPLAIEQLDLAPYPLVISSSHLVAKGVLTSPDQCHLSYVHTPVRYAWDQMHSYLRQSALARRGLSPLIRWQLHRLRQWDVLSAQRPDALIANSRFTAARIRRYWGRSSTVVHPPVAVERFRWDQPRSDVYLCLCRLVPYKRVDLVVQAFNATGLPLVVIGDGPERQRLEAMAGPNVRLLGRLPQEQVNDWLASCRAYVYAGLEDFGIAPVEAMASGAPVIGLGQGGLLDSVRCLSSGCDQPTGLLFPQHVVPSLVAALEHFEANRLWTQLPADSLRQWAERFSPQRFRQRSQALIEQVWSRHQRQLAQRGRAMSVPLG, encoded by the coding sequence ATGGCATCTCTCCCTGGCCCCGCCGCGCTCGTGCACGAGTGGTTTACCCCCCGCTCAGTGGGAGGGGCGGAGTTGGTGGTGCAGCAGTTCGATGCCCTCCTCGAGCAGCCCCAGCTGGCGGCCCTGGTGGATGGCGAGAGCGCCCGCCCCGAGAGCTGGCTCGCAGGCCGCTCGATCCACACCTCGTTTGTGCAGCACCTGCCCTGGGGCGTGAGCCATGTGCAGCAATACCTGCCGTTGCTGCCTCTGGCGATCGAGCAGCTCGATCTGGCCCCCTATCCCTTGGTGATCAGCAGCAGCCATCTGGTGGCCAAAGGGGTGCTCACCAGCCCGGATCAATGCCATCTGAGCTACGTGCATACCCCCGTGCGCTACGCCTGGGACCAGATGCACTCCTACCTGCGCCAATCGGCTTTGGCGCGGCGGGGGCTGTCTCCCTTGATTCGCTGGCAGCTGCATCGCCTGCGCCAGTGGGATGTGCTCAGCGCCCAGCGGCCCGATGCCCTGATCGCCAACTCCCGTTTCACCGCGGCCCGCATTCGCCGCTATTGGGGGCGCTCCTCCACCGTGGTGCATCCGCCGGTGGCCGTGGAGCGCTTCCGCTGGGATCAGCCCCGCAGCGATGTGTATCTCTGTTTGTGCCGGTTGGTGCCCTACAAGCGGGTGGATCTGGTGGTGCAGGCGTTCAACGCCACGGGATTGCCGCTGGTGGTGATTGGCGATGGTCCGGAGCGGCAGCGTCTGGAGGCGATGGCGGGCCCCAATGTGCGGCTGCTCGGCCGCTTGCCCCAGGAGCAGGTGAACGATTGGCTCGCCTCCTGCCGCGCCTACGTGTATGCCGGGCTGGAGGATTTCGGGATTGCACCGGTGGAGGCGATGGCCTCGGGAGCGCCGGTGATCGGGTTGGGCCAGGGCGGCCTGCTCGACAGCGTGCGCTGCCTCAGCAGCGGTTGTGATCAGCCCACCGGGTTGCTGTTCCCGCAGCATGTAGTGCCTTCGTTGGTGGCAGCGCTGGAGCATTTCGAGGCCAACAGGCTTTGGACCCAGCTGCCGGCGGATTCCCTGCGCCAGTGGGCCGAGCGCTTCAGCCCCCAGCGTTTCCGCCAGCGCTCCCAGGCGCTGATTGAGCAGGTGTGGAGCCGGCATCAGCGCCAGCTCGCCCAGCGCGGCCGCGCCATGTCTGTGCCTCTGGGGTGA
- a CDS encoding ComEC/Rec2 family competence protein, whose protein sequence is MRQAGGEQAGGVLAALVLGSAVSPLPQEVREAFRAAGLSHALAASGFHLSVLLGAVLVIARPLPAALRWALALGAMGSFLLLAGAQPSVVRAVLMGAVAFGLQECGRRSRPLSVLLLCLLVMLVWRPAWLLDVGFQLSAAATAGLILTARPLEQQLRRYAPTWAAAAVAVPVAASLWTIPLQLLHFGALPLYAVPANLLVGPLLTPLTLGAMVMAALAVLCPPLMSALGWLLVPVAHVLVWLVRQLAALPLAQCQLGRLSPWLALASALALLPWLVPQLRRWRLWAALLLGCVAAAQFQLLRADQLLLVEDGSRQWLLARHGGRAALISRRADGLSCTRGAQLAQGLGVQRFDWVLSLDALPPELPACWAALTPTLLAGQNGSPPLAQGQRLQSAGLTVEAVSDTSQALLLAAGRWRWGLLPDRQAWWSWREQPGLAVDGLWLGFRPRPAEQAALPPLPPGRLWWPAAGSASGWRQA, encoded by the coding sequence TTGCGCCAGGCCGGCGGCGAGCAGGCCGGTGGGGTGCTCGCCGCCCTGGTGCTTGGCAGTGCCGTGAGCCCCTTGCCGCAGGAGGTGCGGGAGGCGTTCCGGGCGGCTGGGTTGTCCCATGCGTTGGCGGCGAGTGGATTTCATCTGAGCGTGTTGCTCGGTGCGGTGCTGGTGATCGCCCGGCCGTTGCCGGCGGCCCTGCGTTGGGCCTTGGCCCTCGGCGCGATGGGGAGCTTTCTGCTGCTGGCCGGTGCGCAGCCCTCGGTGGTGCGGGCTGTGTTGATGGGGGCGGTGGCGTTCGGGCTGCAGGAGTGCGGCCGGCGCAGTCGTCCCCTTTCGGTGTTGCTGCTGTGCTTGCTCGTGATGCTGGTGTGGCGGCCGGCCTGGTTGCTCGATGTCGGGTTTCAGCTCAGTGCCGCTGCCACGGCGGGCTTGATCCTCACGGCCCGTCCCCTGGAGCAGCAGTTGCGGCGCTATGCCCCCACCTGGGCGGCCGCTGCTGTGGCGGTGCCGGTGGCGGCTTCGCTGTGGACGATCCCGCTGCAGCTGCTCCATTTCGGTGCGCTGCCCCTCTACGCCGTGCCCGCCAACCTGCTGGTGGGGCCACTGCTCACGCCGCTCACCCTGGGGGCGATGGTGATGGCGGCCCTGGCGGTGCTCTGCCCGCCGTTGATGTCGGCCCTGGGTTGGCTCCTGGTGCCGGTGGCGCACGTGCTGGTGTGGCTGGTGCGCCAGCTGGCGGCGTTGCCGTTGGCGCAGTGTCAGCTGGGCCGCCTCTCGCCCTGGCTGGCGCTGGCCTCGGCGCTGGCCCTATTGCCCTGGTTGGTGCCTCAGCTCCGCCGCTGGCGCTTGTGGGCCGCCCTCTTGCTGGGGTGTGTGGCGGCAGCGCAGTTCCAACTGCTTCGTGCTGATCAGCTGCTGCTGGTGGAAGACGGCAGCCGCCAGTGGTTGTTGGCACGCCACGGCGGACGGGCTGCCTTGATCAGCCGCCGCGCTGATGGCCTCAGCTGCACTCGCGGCGCGCAGCTGGCCCAGGGGCTGGGGGTGCAGCGGTTCGATTGGGTGCTCTCGCTCGATGCGCTGCCGCCGGAACTCCCTGCCTGTTGGGCGGCGCTGACGCCCACCCTGTTGGCTGGTCAGAACGGCAGTCCGCCCTTGGCCCAGGGCCAGCGGTTGCAGAGCGCCGGGCTGACGGTGGAGGCGGTGTCAGACACCAGTCAGGCCTTGCTGCTGGCGGCCGGCCGCTGGCGCTGGGGGTTGCTGCCCGATCGCCAGGCCTGGTGGAGCTGGCGTGAGCAGCCCGGTCTGGCGGTGGATGGCCTGTGGCTCGGGTTTCGGCCGCGCCCGGCTGAGCAGGCCGCCTTGCCCCCGTTGCCGCCGGGGCGGTTGTGGTGGCCCGCTGCCGGTTCCGCCAGCGGTTGGCGCCAAGCGTGA
- a CDS encoding LysM domain-containing protein — translation MRRRQRFLAVACTLVVIAAGPTWGQSRTITVVEGDTLEELAQRYRVDLQALIELNGIRDPTLLQVGEVLKLPGQPTRKSGNNSPTGAMAPPPPEGSSAEASAALLLSPAERRDRAELEWREQSGQARWKWFNNTAVDWSGWKLHPGGVRITLVKPSISDLGLRGSAATAVAVQCTSLRQNWRIDGTWQGWDTPVPGSVGQRIVLDLCSNTLDGPAVPVPPAP, via the coding sequence ATGCGGCGACGGCAGCGTTTTCTGGCAGTGGCCTGCACTCTGGTGGTGATCGCTGCAGGGCCCACGTGGGGCCAGTCGCGCACGATCACAGTGGTGGAAGGCGACACGCTCGAGGAGCTGGCCCAGCGCTACCGCGTGGATCTGCAGGCCCTGATCGAGCTCAACGGCATCCGCGACCCCACGCTGCTGCAAGTGGGTGAGGTGCTGAAACTGCCCGGACAGCCCACCCGGAAGAGCGGCAACAACAGCCCAACCGGCGCGATGGCCCCACCTCCACCGGAGGGAAGCAGCGCCGAGGCGTCAGCCGCGTTGCTGCTCAGCCCAGCCGAACGCCGCGATCGCGCCGAACTCGAGTGGCGGGAGCAATCGGGGCAAGCCCGCTGGAAATGGTTCAACAACACGGCCGTGGATTGGTCGGGCTGGAAGCTGCACCCCGGCGGGGTGCGCATCACCCTGGTGAAGCCCTCGATCAGCGACCTCGGCCTGCGCGGCTCAGCCGCCACCGCTGTGGCCGTGCAGTGCACAAGCCTGCGGCAGAACTGGCGGATCGATGGCACCTGGCAGGGCTGGGACACCCCAGTGCCAGGCAGCGTGGGCCAGCGGATCGTGCTCGATCTATGCAGCAACACCCTCGATGGCCCCGCCGTGCCGGTACCACCGGCGCCTTAG
- the glyQ gene encoding glycine--tRNA ligase subunit alpha, protein MHFQDIISTLNCFWAERGCLILQPYDTEKGAGTMSPHTVLRAIGPEPWAVAYPEPCRRPTDGRYGDNPNRAQHYFQYQVLIKPSPDGIQETYLASLEALGIKAADHDIRFVEDNWESPTLGAWGVGWEVWLDGMEVTQFTYFQQCGGIDCRPVSIEITYGLERLAMYLQDVESIWDLSWDGKRSYGDIWLPFEKGQCTYNFEASNPERLKQLFAIYEAEAADLVAKQLPAPALDFVLKCSHTFNLLEARGVISVTERTATIGRIRNLARQVAEAWLAEREALGFPLLER, encoded by the coding sequence GTGCATTTCCAGGACATCATCAGCACCCTCAACTGCTTCTGGGCCGAGCGGGGCTGTTTGATCCTGCAGCCCTACGACACCGAGAAGGGCGCCGGCACGATGAGCCCCCACACGGTGCTCCGGGCGATTGGCCCCGAGCCGTGGGCGGTGGCCTACCCCGAACCCTGCCGGCGCCCCACCGACGGCCGCTATGGCGATAACCCCAACCGGGCGCAGCATTACTTCCAGTACCAGGTGCTGATCAAGCCCAGCCCCGATGGCATCCAGGAGACCTACCTGGCCTCACTGGAAGCCCTGGGCATCAAGGCCGCCGACCACGACATTCGCTTCGTGGAAGACAACTGGGAATCCCCAACCCTTGGTGCCTGGGGTGTGGGCTGGGAGGTGTGGCTCGATGGCATGGAAGTCACCCAGTTCACCTACTTCCAGCAGTGCGGCGGCATCGACTGCCGCCCGGTGTCGATCGAGATCACCTACGGCCTCGAGCGCCTGGCCATGTATCTCCAAGACGTGGAGAGCATTTGGGATCTCTCTTGGGATGGCAAGCGCTCCTACGGCGATATCTGGCTGCCGTTTGAGAAGGGCCAGTGCACTTACAACTTCGAGGCGTCCAATCCCGAGCGCCTCAAGCAGCTGTTCGCGATCTATGAGGCGGAAGCCGCTGATCTGGTGGCCAAGCAGCTACCCGCTCCCGCCCTGGATTTTGTGCTCAAGTGCAGCCACACCTTCAACCTGCTGGAGGCCCGCGGCGTGATCTCGGTGACCGAGCGCACCGCCACGATCGGCCGCATCCGAAACCTGGCGCGGCAGGTGGCGGAAGCCTGGTTGGCGGAGCGGGAAGCGCTGGGCTTCCCGCTGCTCGAGCGCTAA
- the ubiE gene encoding bifunctional demethylmenaquinone methyltransferase/2-methoxy-6-polyprenyl-1,4-benzoquinol methylase UbiE: MPASIQPGDPEQVRDLFDRIAPAYDRLNDLLSLGLHRLWKRQAIAWLEPQPGQCLLDLCCGTGDLALVLAEKVRPAGLVLGIDSAAAPLERARQRARAQPWLPLEFRQGDAAATGLADASADGAVMAYGLRNLPDPAAGLQELRRLLRSGGRAAVLDFNRPAESQGATAAFQRLYLRRLVVPLARKAGLEEQYAYLERSLERFPTGAEQEALALEAGFSRARHRLLAGGQMGLLQLVA; the protein is encoded by the coding sequence ATGCCAGCTTCGATTCAACCCGGCGATCCTGAGCAGGTTCGCGATCTGTTTGATCGCATTGCCCCCGCCTACGACCGGCTCAACGATCTGCTGAGCCTGGGCCTGCATCGCCTTTGGAAACGTCAGGCCATTGCTTGGCTCGAGCCGCAGCCGGGTCAGTGTCTGCTTGATCTCTGCTGCGGTACCGGCGATCTGGCGCTGGTGTTGGCGGAGAAGGTGCGCCCCGCCGGGCTGGTGTTGGGGATCGATTCGGCCGCGGCGCCGCTCGAGCGGGCTCGGCAGCGGGCCCGAGCCCAGCCCTGGCTGCCGTTGGAGTTTCGCCAGGGCGACGCGGCCGCTACGGGTTTGGCCGATGCTTCCGCGGATGGCGCAGTGATGGCTTACGGGCTGCGCAACCTGCCGGATCCGGCCGCAGGACTGCAGGAGCTGCGGCGCTTGCTCCGCTCCGGTGGGCGTGCGGCGGTGCTGGACTTCAACCGGCCGGCTGAGTCCCAAGGCGCTACGGCTGCCTTCCAGCGGTTGTATTTGCGCCGCTTGGTGGTGCCGCTAGCCCGTAAGGCAGGGTTGGAGGAGCAATACGCCTACCTCGAACGCAGTCTTGAGCGCTTCCCCACGGGAGCGGAGCAGGAGGCGCTGGCCCTGGAGGCGGGGTTCAGCCGCGCCCGTCATCGCTTGTTGGCTGGCGGCCAGATGGGGTTGTTGCAGTTGGTGGCCTGA